Within the Pseudobythopirellula maris genome, the region CCAGTGTTTGCATCCGCTCGGCGAACCGCTCGCTCAACTCGCCCAATCGCTCGGCGTCGACCCGCACGCCGTGGTACTCCATCTCGGAAAGAACGCCGACGAGCGGCGTCTCGACGTCGTCGCACAGCGTGCTGAGCCCGCGCTCGTCGAGGCGGTCTTGCAGGATCGGCGCGAGCCTGAGCGGCACGTCGGCGTCTTCGGCGGCGTAGTCGGACACCGCCGCCACCGAGACCGTGTCCATCCGTTTCTGGTTCTTGCCCTTGCCGATCAGCTCCTCGATCTTGGTGTTCGTGTGGCCGAGGTAACGCTGGGCCAGGTGATCAAGGTTGTGGGTGCGCTCGCCGGCGTCGAGCAAGTAGCTGGCGATCATCGTGTCGAACGCCACTCCCTCGACCCGCACCCCCGCCGCACGGAGCACGGTGAGGTCGTACTTGAGGTTCTGGCCGATCTTCTCGATCGCCGGGTTCTCCAGCACGGGGCGGAGCGCATCGAGCGTGGCGGCGGGGTCGAGCACGCGGTCGGTCGCCGGGCCACGGATCGCCACGTACGCCGCCTCGCCCGGCGCCCAGGCGAACGACAGACCGACGATTTCGGCCGTGCGGGCGTTGAGGGAGGTGGTCTCGGTGTCGAGCGCGATCCGCTCTTGCTCCGAGAGCGTGACGACCAGCTCGGCGAGCGCCTCGGAGGTGTTAACCAGCCGGTAATTGACGTCCCAATCGGCCTCGGGTTCGGCGGCCGCGCCGCCCGTCAACTCGGCCGCCTTCTCGGCCAATCCGCGGAAGCCGTAGCCGCTGAACAGCTCGCCCATCCGCTCGCCGTCTTGCGCGTCGACACGGCACAGCGCCCAGTCGAACCCCTCGAGCGGCACCTGCGGCTCGAGCCGCACGAGTTTCTTGGACAGGCGAGCCTGGTCGGCGAACTCCACAAGGTTCTGCTTGCGTTTGGCGCCCTTCACTTTGTCGGCGTTGGCGAGCAGGTTCTCGAGGTCGCCGAACTCGTTGATCAGCTCGGCGGCGATTTTCGGCCCGATGAGGGGCACGCCCGGCACGCAGTCGACCTTGTCGCCCACCAACGCTTGGAAGTCGACCACCTGCTCGGGCTCGATGCCCCAGTCGCCCATCAGCTCGCCGGCCGTGTAGACCAGGTCTTTACGGATGTTGTAGATCGAGACGTTCTTGGTGATCAGTTGCCGGCAGTCCTTGTCGCCCGTGACCAAGAAGCACCGCGCGCCGGCCTCGTCGCACTGCCGTGCGAGGGTGGCCAATAGGTCGTCGGCCTCGTAGTCGGCCTCGCCCAATCGCGGCAGCCCCATCGCGTCGACCACCGCCTCGATCTTGGGCAGCTGCGAGCGGAGCTCCTCGGGCATCGCGCCACGGTCCGCCTTGTAGCCGTCGTAGAGCGTCTTGCGGAAGGTCGGCCCGGGGGTGTCGAACGCGCAGACCAGCGCGGAGGGCCGCTTCTCTTGCAGCAGGTAGACCAGGTCGCGGGTGAAGCCGTACACGGCGTTCACCGGCTCGCCGCCGGGGCTCGTCATCTCGGGGATGGCGTGGAACACCTGGAAGATGAGCGAGTGGCAGTCGACGACGTAAACCGTGGAGTCGCCCGTGAGCCCCCGCCCGGCGGCCGGCTCCGGGGCGGATTTTTGCTCCGAAGTTAGCAAGTCGGCGGCCTTCGGAGCGGCAATCGGGGCGTCGTCGGCCATGCGGTAGAACGCTAGGTGGTGATCGGGCGGTGCGGATCGTGTGGCTTACTCGGCCGGAGAGGCCCCCCACTCCTGCGGTATGAGAGAACTCTCTGCGTAAATGCTCCGTAAAGCGACTGGTGGGGCAGTGGTCAAAACACCGCCCTCGGAGCGTTCTATCACGTTCGTTGACACGCGTTAATCCCCTAACTATTCTCGACTTACACCTCGTGCTGTGCCTCTCCGAGTGGGAGCACTCACGAGCGACGAACAGAGATCCCCCTAGGCCCTCCTCCCACTGCGTCCCACCCCCTGCTGCAAGCCAGGCCCGGCTGGTCGTCCCCACGACTCCCCATGCCGCGGCTCGATTCGCTTGCAATTAGTACGGACACAAGTGAAAACAGGCGCCTCGGGCTGACTGGGCAGAATTTGCTGCCCGTGTGTCACGCCCGGTCATCCACCACGCTACTAGCGACTCAACCGACAGCACACAGGAACAGGCATGGCAGCTCGGTCGGAACAAAGTTTTCAGATTACCATCGCGATTTTGATCCTCTTCGTGCTGGTGTTCGCGGTGATGTCTTACCTCTTTTGGAAGTCGTCGTCGGACCGCGCGAGCACGATCGCCGACTTGGAGGTCAAACTGCGCACCGCCGAGGGCGCCGCTCGCAGCGAGGGGACCAAGAGCGAACAGTACCTGGGCATGATCGGCTTCGACGCCTTCACCGACCACGACGTGGTGCAGCAGCAGTTCGAGGCGGACCAGGCCAAGTACATGGCCAACTTCGACGAGAACAGCCGCGACTACCGCAGCGTGCTCGACTACATCTACGTCGAGAACGAGAAGATCGCTCGCCAAGAGGCCGAGTCGAAGGCCCGCGAGAAGGAACTCAAAGAGCGGCTCCTCGCGACCGAGACCGAGAAGGAGAACCAGATCGCGGCGTTCAAGCAAACGCTCGAACGCGTGCAGACCGACCTGGAAACGGAGCGCCGCAACTTCAACCAGGCTCGCGCCGAGCTCGAATCAGGCCGCCAGGAGTTGGCGCGTTCGCGTCAGCGTCAGCAGGACGATTTCAAATCTCAAATCGCCGACGCCCGCAGCAAACAGAACGCCGCCGAGAGCCAGCTCGAGAAGAGCGAGCGTTCGAAGCGTAGCCTGCTCGAGGCGCGCAAGCTCGAGTCGCCCAGCTTCGAATCGTCCGATGGACTCGTGAGCTACGTGAACCAGGGCAACCAAACCTTGTGGGTCAATCTCGGCCGCGCCGATTCTCTGCGGCCGCAGATCAGCTTCAGCGTGTTCGAATCGGACCTGATCGACGCGGGCAAGAGTGAGAAGAAGGGCTCGATCGAGATCACCCGCCTGCTCGGCGACCACCTCGCCGAGGCCCGCATCACGAACGACGACCCACGTAACCCGATCCTGCCGGGCGACCAGATCTACAGCCAGGTGTGGCAACGCGGCAAGGAGCTGCGGTTCGCCTTCACCGGCCTGATCGACCTGGACGGCGACGGCAAGAGCGACCTCGACCGGCTCAAGGACCTGGTGGCCCTCAACGGCGCGACGATCGACGCCTACGCCGACATCGACGGCGTGGTCGAAGGCGAGATGGACGTGACGACCCGCTACTTGGTGCTCGGCGAGAACTCCGACCGGCCGAACCTCGGCGAACTGCGCAGGGCCTACAACACCATGAGCGAAGACGCCGACACGCTGGGCGTGGAGGTCATCACGCTCGACGAGTTCCTGACGCAGATGGGCTACCGCCCGCAGGACCGCACCGTGTCGCTCGACAACGCGTCGTCGAAGTTCCGCCGCCGTGTTCCGGTGTCGCAACGCTAAACGCTTTGCTGTGGGTCGCCGCCAGGCTCGGCGGCCCCAGGGGCTCGATGCTCTGGCGGCGCGCCACTCTGGGACGGCGGAGCCTCTTGGCCGGTCACGCCGAGTCCCGTGAACAACGTATCCGCGATCCGCTGGATCTGCGCTTTGAGCGGCTTGGCTTGGGCCGACTTCGACGCGAGGACCCGCTCGAACAAGTCGGGCCTCAGGAACGCCTCGGCCGGGCTCTTGAGCCCCGCCTCGGTGGCGAGCCGACGCACCAGCCGGCCATCGGCCCGCGCCAGGCCGTGGGTCACACAGAGCCGCCGGAACAGCGAGTCGGTCCCGGTGAACGGGTTTTTCTTCGGCCGGTCGATCTTGAGCTTCGAGATCTTGTTTAGCACCACGAACAGCAGAACAAGACCTGCGACCATAACGGCCAGGCCGATGAGATCGCCCGCGTTCAGCTCGGCGTTCTTGCCGCTGAAGTGATCGCCCATGCTGGTCCAGCGTTCGCGGCTGTCGATCGCAAGCAGGGGCTCCAGGAGGGTAGCGATGATCACGGATCGAACTCCTGTTGGAGCTCATCGATCATGCTTTGGGCCGCGTCGAGCGCCCGCAGACGGTCGGCGCTCTCGGCGGCGGTCTTGCGGACTTCGGCGCTGACGTCGTCGCGGCGGACATCGAGCGCCACGAGCGTGTCGGCGTCGAGCCGGCCGCTGCCCAGCACGCGGGCCGCTTCGGCGCGGACCCCCAGGTCGCTGTCCTCCATCAGCCGCATCAGGTCGCTGCGCACCTGGTCGACATAGCCCATCGCCTCGGTCATCTCCAACGCACGCAGGCGCCGCGAGACCGCCCCGGCGGCGAATTCCTGTCGCAGCCGTTGCGCCGCGCGGGCGTCGGCCTTGCCCACGAGCTCGCCGATGTCGCGTCGATGCTCCTCGCTGAGCCCGTCGTACTGATCGCGGTAGCGGATGAAGTTCACCTCGGGCAGCGCCCGCTGGGCCGCTTTGCGAACGGTCGACGACCTGCTCTCGAGCATCGACAGCAAGATCGGCATCGCCTGGGGATGCTTCTTCTTACGCAGACGCTGAGCGGCTGCGCTCGCCACGTGCGGGTCGCTGTCGGCGGCCGCCGTGAGCAACGGCTCGGCGCACTCGCTCGGGGGGACCGAGTCGAGCGCGAGCACGGCCGCGAGTCGACCCTCGGGGGCGCCGTGGCTGAGCATGTCGAACGCCACCCCGGCGAGCTCCTCGCGGGGCATCTGCGAGGCGGCCCCGAGCTGAAGGGCGGCGGCTTGGGCGTCGCCCCGCATCGTATAGAGCGCCTCGCGGTGCTCGGCGGCGAGCCACGCGAAGCGGTCGATCTTCTTGGCGTTGTCGAGCGTGCGAATGCCGACCGGGCTGCCGACCTCGGTGAGCAGGCTCTCGACGAAGGACCGATCGGTCCGTTGAGCGGCCACCTCGAGCAGCGCCGCGGGCGCGGTGCGGTCTTCGAGCGAACGCGCCACGAGCTCCCAGGCGGCGTGCGTGGGGCTATCACGCAAGGCGTTGAGCAGCGGCTCGTGCCCCGCGTGCCTCGGGTTGTGGATCACCCTCAGCATGGTGGGGCTGTCGTGCGCGGTGAGCAGTAAGAACGCCTCGATCAGCTCGTCGCGGCGGTGCAGGTCGTACTGGTCGAGCGCCTCGCCGAGCTCGACCAAAGCGGCGCGACGCAAGAAAGCGGGGTCGCTCTGCAGTCGGCCACGCTTGCCGCGGCGCCGCAGGGCGATCTCGCCGTGCAGCTCTTTGGCGAGCAACAAGGCCGCTTCGGCGTGGCCCGCGGCCACAGAAACAGAGAACTGCCGGGCGGCTTTAACCACGGCCGGCAAGGCGTCGAGCATCCGTCCCTCGGAGGCGAGCCGGCAGGCTTGCCGGCTCAGCGAGGCGTCGCTCGAACTGATCGCCCGTTGGACCGCCTTTCGCAGAGCGCCCCCTTCGGGCGCTTCGATGAGCTCGCGTCGCGACTCTTCATCGAGTCCGTCCGAGTCGGCGATCAACTTGGCGTGGGCCGCCGGGTCTTCGCGGCGCACCAGGGTGCGCAGCGCCCCGATCCGCACCCGGGGGTGGGACGCAAACGAGGCCGCCAGCAACACGTCGCCCGCCGCCGAATGTCGCCAGCGTTTGAGCAAGTGCAGTGTCGTTTCGATTCCCGCTAGGGGAGCCGCCATGGGATGCTGTTGGTCGTGGTGGGGGCGTTTGGCGCGACGATTGCTAGGTTTGGAAACGGAGGGTTCGGGCGGGCCGGCGCCGTACGGCCCCTTTGTGCTTCGACCTCCAGGCGGCCCTGCCATCAGCCGAACGCCCACGGCCGAGGTTGCCCGCAGGTGGGATCGCACCGCCTGGGGCGTGTTGCGGGACGGACCGACAGGCGTGACACTAGAGCTTGCCGCGTGGGCAAGGTTTGCGGCCACCGCCGCTCAAGCCTTCCCTAACGTCCAGTCTTTTGGAATCCATTTCCCCCCACCGATGACCTTGCCTCACGTGATGACCGCCGAAGAGATCCTGCAGCGAGACTTTTTGCCCCTGCGGGCCCGGCTGATCGAGGTCGCCGCGATGCTCGACCGTCTCGACCGCGCCGGCGGCTCGCCGCCCGACGACGAACGCATGGGGCTCGTCGCCCAGGCGATCGCCCGCTTGTCGGAAGATCGAGACGACCGCGCCGAGGACCTGCAGAGGCTGTTCAGCCTGCCGTACGACCCGGCTTGGCGCGAGAGCTTTGGCATCGAAAGCCGTTCGCAGAAAGCGCGCTAACCCGCCTCTCTCGCGGCCTCAACTCTCACCCTGCGAATGGCCTATCACCAGCGGCTACGAGCCGCCAGCCGCCCATGGACTACATCGACCCCCACATCCACTTCGTTTCGCGCACGACCGACGACTACGAGACCCTCGCCAAGATGGGCTGCGTCGCCGTGAGCGAACCCGCTTTCTGGGCAGGCTACGACCGTGGATCGGCCGAGGGCTTCCGCGACTACTTCGAGCAGCTCACTTCCTTCGAGCCGTCGCGGGCAGCGCAGTACAGTTTGCGGCATTACAGTTGGCTCTGCATCAACGCCAAAGAGGCCGAGAATGTTGAGCTTTCGCGCGAGGTGATCGCCTTGATCCCCGAGTACCTCGACCGCCCCGGCGTGCTGGGGATTGGCGAGATCGGGCTGAACAAGAACACCCGCAACGAGGCGACCGTTTTTCTCGAGCACCTCGACCTAGCGGCGCGAACCGACGAGCTTGTGCTGATCCACACGCCGCACCTCGCCGACAAGCTGCCCGGCACGCGGATGATCCTCGACATGCTCACGAGCGACGCCCGCATCAAACCCTCGCGCACTTTGGTCGATCACGTGGAGGAGCACACGGTTCGCGAAGTGCTGGAACGCGGCTACTGGGCCGGCATGACGCTCTACCCCACCACGAAGTGCACCCCCGAGCGGGCGGCCGACATCGTGGAGCGCTACGGCCCCGAACGGCTGATGGTCAACTCGGCCGGAGACTGGGGACCGTCGAAGCCAACCGCCGTGCCCGACTTCATCTTTGAGATGCGCCGCCGGGGGCACGACGAGTCGCTGATACGTCGCGTGGTGTACGACAACCCGCTCGAGTTCTTTGGTCAATGCGCACGCTTCGAGTTCTCACCGCGCGGTTGATGGGCAAAGCGGCTGACCGCTTCAGCTGGTGGTTTTTGCCTAATAATGCGAAATGGAATTTGACTCCTAGTGAAGGCTCGGTAAGCTGGCCGAATGGCTGTCGAATTGTGATTGAAATCACGTTCGGATAGCCGCCGCAGCGATGGATGCTGTGAAACGACAGGCGAAACCACCCTCCCCCCTTTGCGCCTGGTCCCCGATCCCCTCGGCGGACACGCTGAACTAGGAGTTCGATCCCATGCAGGTCTCTGCGCTGAAGGTCCGCGCCGTTGTTGCGGTGCTGCTGCCTCTCACGTTCCACACGGCTGCTCAGGCCATCACGTACGTGAGCGATCCTCACTCGCCGGCCTCTGAGCGTTCGACCGAAACGCTCGGGCCCATGGTGAGCCCGCCCAGGGGAATGCTCAAGCGGCCGCTGGACTCGCAATCGGACGGGCAGTTCTGCGAGTCCGAGGCCCACCCGACCGGCGGCCCGCTCGACGAACACGCCGAGCCGATCGAAACGATTCTATTTTTCGGCGATCTGTCAGCCGACGCCGCCGCGCTGCGGATGCGACACGAAGAGACGCGCGGCGCGACATTCTTGCTCGGCGACACCGACCGCGACGGGATCGTCAGCACGACCGATTATTTTGTCTGGCGGGTCCGTCGAGAGGGGGCTCTGCGTTCCTTTCTTGACCACGGCCAGGCGTTGGGAGTCAGCGGATTGGACGACGGCCGAGCGTGGTGGTCACGCGGTGGGTTGGCGTTGCGGTAGCTCGCCGGGCTCTTTGACTCGGTTCACGAGTTGCTCGCCACGCGTCTCGCTGCGATGACGGCCGGCTTGCCGTTGCGAGGGGCGATCAGCAGCGTGGCCTCGGCGTCGCCGCGGGGCCTGAGCTGTTTGCGCAGCGCCGCCGGGTCGACGCTGAGGCCCCGCACTTTGATCTCGAGCCTGCCGACCGATCGCTCGTCGAGCCACGCCGACAGGCGTTTGCGATCCATCGGCATCACGTCGAGCACCTCGAAAGCCGCGAGCAAGGGCTCTCGGGGCGCTTTGTCGGCGGTGAAGTAAGCGACCCCCGGCTCGACGCCCCCGAGCCCGTGCTTCGCGGCGAGCGCGCCGCTGAGATCGGCGGCCAGCACGGCGGGGTCGGGTTCGAGCACGTAGCGTCCCAGGCTCGTGGCCGGCTCGATCGCGGCGCCCGCCGGGCCTACGAAGGTGGCGATGCGGCTCTCGCTCTCAGGAATGTTGGCGCCCGCCCTGATCGCCGTGGCCCGGCGTTTTCCCGCTTGCGTGGCGAGGGCGCCCGACCAAACCACCAGCTGGCGGCATTCGCCGCCGCGGCTGATCCACTCGAGCTCGCGCTCCTGGCGCCAAGTCTCGGGCGCCTCGGCCGCCGGGGCTAGCTTGATCGCGGCGTGCGGCGTGGCGGCGTGCATCGCCTCGAGCGTTTCGAGCGAGGGCGAATGGGCCGCGACTTGTGTGGTGCGCCGTCCCTGCGGGCGGCGGTCGGGGTCGATGTGCCAGGCAGCGCAATCGGCGACCGCCGCGACGCTCGCCTCGCACGACTGGACGGCCACGTTCTCCAGGCCGTAAGCCGCGGCGTTACGCTCGGCGAACCGGGCGAGCACGCCGTCGCGGTCGACGCCGCTGGCCGGTGCGACGCCGCCCAATGCGATGAGGTCGCCCCCCACGCCGGTGCAGAGGTCACGCGCATCGCGGCGCCCCGCGAATCGCTCGGCTTTGTAGCGGGCGGTCCACTCATCGGTCGCCTGCTCGAGACCCACGCGGCTGAAGAACATGTGATCGGAGCGCGAGAACTTGTTCGCCGCGCGGCGCCTCAGCTCGACGGTGAGCAGCACCAAAGCCGCCCGCTGGGGCGGAAGAGACTTCCGCAGCCGGGCGACCGTCTGGGGCGTCGCCTGCGCCTCGGCGTTATCGACGAGCAGGCGGTTGGCTTCCTCCCCCAAAAGCCACGCGCAATCCGCAGGATCGATCGGGTCGTTTCCGGCTGGGGGGGTCGTTGGCATGGCGCCGAGGGGCTCGACCCTGCGTGATGAGCGTGCTGCGACGTCCGCCGCAACGTTCTTCAAACGCGGGCCGTCCAAACGTCGAAGTTACCACAGCACCAAGGCCGTACGCCACCGACGCGACAAGCCGCTAGCGCGGCGAAGTTTTGAGAACTGTGAACGACCGAGAAGAGGGATGACACGAGAGACGACTCCGGCGATCGATATGAGGCGTGCTTCTGGAGAGTGAAGAGAACGTGGCCCCCAAGCAATGCTGCGGGGGCGACGCGCAACGGGAACCAATGGCGGAGGGGCTGGTGCGCAGCGGCCCCTCCGCCTTTTGGCGTTTCCACCGAGAGGCGGCGACGTGATGCAGACTGTCAATTGGGACTAACGACGGAAGGACGACGGCGATGCTACTCCGACCGACCGCGATGATTGGCGTGTTAGGCGCCGCCGTAGCCGCGCCCTACGTCATCACGCAGTCGCCAGAGACAGTCGAGCACTTCTGGCCCGCTGCGGGTGCGCCGGCCGAGGTCGCCCCCGCACCGACCCACGATGCGCCGACGCTCGATCCGGCGACACTCGCTGCGCCGTCGATCGACATGACCGCCGGCCCGGGCGAGCACATCTACAGGAGCGCGGCACCGATCGAGGGGTCTCCGCATTACCGGCTGGTCGACGTGCTGCGGCTCGACATCACGCGTGAGTGGGTTTACCAGCACTGGGCGCGCAAGTCGACCGGCTTGGCCGAGCTCGACCTGTTCGGCGTGCGTGTGCCGCTGGTCACGGGCGCCGGCATGACCGACTTGGCCGGGTCGCTCTCCTATTATTTCGACAACCAAGGTCTGCTGCAAAAGATCCGCTTCCACGGCCGCACGGCCGACACCACGCAGCTCGTGGGCCTCTTCACGCAGCACTACGGGCTGGTGCGTCAGGCGAGCCAACTGCCTGGCGAGCAGCTTTATCAGCGGATGTCCAAGAAGCGGGTCGAGAGCGAGCTGCGGTCGCGGCCCGAGTCCGTCCTGTGGTCCACGACGCCGCACGAGAGCTTTGTGGTCGACTTCGAACTCAACCGCCCCGGCGGGGGCCGGTTCGTCGAACCTCCCAAGCCGCAGCTCATGATCCCGCAAGCGGCGGGCGCCCCGGCCCCGCAGGCCGCCGATCCGGCGGCGACTCCCGAGGCGGAGCCAGTCTTCCCGTCGCGGACTTTCGTGCAAGACGCGCCGCCCAAGCCGCCCGAGCCAGCCGCCGCACGCGCGGCGTCCGAGGCGCCAGCCGCGGCGCCCGCGACCCAGGCGCCGGTGCATGTCGCTCGGCCATGGGATCGCTGGCCAAACTGATTGAGCCGAGCGGCCGCGGTGCGGGGAGGCGGGCATGGTGTGGGAGGCTCTGGGACGCCGATGACGCGCTCCCAGCAATTCTCGGTGGGCATATCACGACCGGCGTCGGAGACGCCTCCCCCCGCTCAGAATCCATCACAGCTCAGCCCCAACCACAGCTCAGCCAATCAATCTGCCCTGCCCTACCCCGCCCTGCTTCGGGCTGACGCGGTGCTGGTTGGA harbors:
- the polA gene encoding DNA polymerase I, whose amino-acid sequence is MADDAPIAAPKAADLLTSEQKSAPEPAAGRGLTGDSTVYVVDCHSLIFQVFHAIPEMTSPGGEPVNAVYGFTRDLVYLLQEKRPSALVCAFDTPGPTFRKTLYDGYKADRGAMPEELRSQLPKIEAVVDAMGLPRLGEADYEADDLLATLARQCDEAGARCFLVTGDKDCRQLITKNVSIYNIRKDLVYTAGELMGDWGIEPEQVVDFQALVGDKVDCVPGVPLIGPKIAAELINEFGDLENLLANADKVKGAKRKQNLVEFADQARLSKKLVRLEPQVPLEGFDWALCRVDAQDGERMGELFSGYGFRGLAEKAAELTGGAAAEPEADWDVNYRLVNTSEALAELVVTLSEQERIALDTETTSLNARTAEIVGLSFAWAPGEAAYVAIRGPATDRVLDPAATLDALRPVLENPAIEKIGQNLKYDLTVLRAAGVRVEGVAFDTMIASYLLDAGERTHNLDHLAQRYLGHTNTKIEELIGKGKNQKRMDTVSVAAVSDYAAEDADVPLRLAPILQDRLDERGLSTLCDDVETPLVGVLSEMEYHGVRVDAERLGELSERFAERMQTLAEEIEELAGHPFNLASPKQLAEVLFQELRLPVVKKTKTGPSTDASVLEQLADLHPLPRLIVEHRQYAKLKGTYVDALPLLIAPETGRLHCSFNQVVAATGRLSSSDPNLQNIPIRTEEGRLIRSAFVAGPSKEKSEGWKLLAADYSQIELRVLAHYSEDETLCRAFAEQQDIHTLVASQVNGVPIDSVTSEQRRGAKAVNFGIIYGQSAFGLAKSLGIPKDEAARFIDEYFARYPGVGEFMNETLERCHREGRVETLLGRQRKVEGVRRPAVDKDALFDARPAPLQMTLPERTAVNTVIQGTAADLIKLAMLAIDRRMKAEGFAAKMILQIHDELVFDCPEEELERLTNLVREEMQSVLPLRVPLAVDIATGDNWAECK
- a CDS encoding HEAT repeat domain-containing protein, with protein sequence MAAPLAGIETTLHLLKRWRHSAAGDVLLAASFASHPRVRIGALRTLVRREDPAAHAKLIADSDGLDEESRRELIEAPEGGALRKAVQRAISSSDASLSRQACRLASEGRMLDALPAVVKAARQFSVSVAAGHAEAALLLAKELHGEIALRRRGKRGRLQSDPAFLRRAALVELGEALDQYDLHRRDELIEAFLLLTAHDSPTMLRVIHNPRHAGHEPLLNALRDSPTHAAWELVARSLEDRTAPAALLEVAAQRTDRSFVESLLTEVGSPVGIRTLDNAKKIDRFAWLAAEHREALYTMRGDAQAAALQLGAASQMPREELAGVAFDMLSHGAPEGRLAAVLALDSVPPSECAEPLLTAAADSDPHVASAAAQRLRKKKHPQAMPILLSMLESRSSTVRKAAQRALPEVNFIRYRDQYDGLSEEHRRDIGELVGKADARAAQRLRQEFAAGAVSRRLRALEMTEAMGYVDQVRSDLMRLMEDSDLGVRAEAARVLGSGRLDADTLVALDVRRDDVSAEVRKTAAESADRLRALDAAQSMIDELQQEFDP
- a CDS encoding DUF6690 family protein; this translates as MLLRPTAMIGVLGAAVAAPYVITQSPETVEHFWPAAGAPAEVAPAPTHDAPTLDPATLAAPSIDMTAGPGEHIYRSAAPIEGSPHYRLVDVLRLDITREWVYQHWARKSTGLAELDLFGVRVPLVTGAGMTDLAGSLSYYFDNQGLLQKIRFHGRTADTTQLVGLFTQHYGLVRQASQLPGEQLYQRMSKKRVESELRSRPESVLWSTTPHESFVVDFELNRPGGGRFVEPPKPQLMIPQAAGAPAPQAADPAATPEAEPVFPSRTFVQDAPPKPPEPAAARAASEAPAAAPATQAPVHVARPWDRWPN
- a CDS encoding TatD family hydrolase encodes the protein MDYIDPHIHFVSRTTDDYETLAKMGCVAVSEPAFWAGYDRGSAEGFRDYFEQLTSFEPSRAAQYSLRHYSWLCINAKEAENVELSREVIALIPEYLDRPGVLGIGEIGLNKNTRNEATVFLEHLDLAARTDELVLIHTPHLADKLPGTRMILDMLTSDARIKPSRTLVDHVEEHTVREVLERGYWAGMTLYPTTKCTPERAADIVERYGPERLMVNSAGDWGPSKPTAVPDFIFEMRRRGHDESLIRRVVYDNPLEFFGQCARFEFSPRG
- a CDS encoding THUMP-like domain-containing protein, with product MPTTPPAGNDPIDPADCAWLLGEEANRLLVDNAEAQATPQTVARLRKSLPPQRAALVLLTVELRRRAANKFSRSDHMFFSRVGLEQATDEWTARYKAERFAGRRDARDLCTGVGGDLIALGGVAPASGVDRDGVLARFAERNAAAYGLENVAVQSCEASVAAVADCAAWHIDPDRRPQGRRTTQVAAHSPSLETLEAMHAATPHAAIKLAPAAEAPETWRQERELEWISRGGECRQLVVWSGALATQAGKRRATAIRAGANIPESESRIATFVGPAGAAIEPATSLGRYVLEPDPAVLAADLSGALAAKHGLGGVEPGVAYFTADKAPREPLLAAFEVLDVMPMDRKRLSAWLDERSVGRLEIKVRGLSVDPAALRKQLRPRGDAEATLLIAPRNGKPAVIAARRVASNS